Proteins from a single region of Palaemon carinicauda isolate YSFRI2023 chromosome 1, ASM3689809v2, whole genome shotgun sequence:
- the LOC137641914 gene encoding LOW QUALITY PROTEIN: piggyBac transposable element-derived protein 4-like (The sequence of the model RefSeq protein was modified relative to this genomic sequence to represent the inferred CDS: substituted 2 bases at 2 genomic stop codons) → MARDNTKWHSEPNPTMPPILKIDQFDSAGPTMAVFGCRTPAEVFDKFLTNIMLAEGVIHTNDKIITLRNKYKRQSDPTFKDVTLMELRAFLGILIMTGVRKDNHLIAEEMFSKSLGCPFYRSIMSERRFAFIQRALRFDSIATREERVTHDKFAPIRNLXDXVIANCIANYEPSGHLTVDEQLLAFRRRCRFRMYIPNKPAKYGIKLIMACDADTFYMCNAIPYLGKGTTNTSTPLGEYFTLELTRPFRKAGRIVTTDNWFTSLPLAKALRERGMHLVGTIRPKPYLPTVLLSTPLELGESVATYNYKDKVTVLCQHVKPTKRIQILSTVHHNPTVIEDHKSHMHMFYNATKGGVDTFDQICSALTCSRKTRRWPVCVFYGIINLVVNNSFFIHQNLPDNTLYNRRQFSAELAMELSRDAALSRLAKKRYLPRDLTYLICSVFAVQEPEDESPDTPKRSEKRNRCPLCPSSSNVRTKLLCGKCHKPVCNSHVNYTCDQCQLT, encoded by the exons atggctagggacaacacgaagtggcactcagagccaaacccaacaatgccaccaatcttgaagattgaccagtttgacagtgccggtcctaccatggctgtcttcgggtgtaggactcctgctgaagtgtttgacaaatttttgacaaatataatgcttGCAGAAGGGGTCATCCACACCAACGACAAAATCATCaccctacggaacaaatacaagcggcaaagcgaccccaccttcaaggatgtgaccctcatggagttacgtgccttccttgggatcctcatcatgacaggggTACGGAAGGACAATCATCTGATAGCGGAAGAGATGTTCTCCAAGTCTCTAGGATGCCCCTTCTACAGGAGCATCATGAGTGAGCGCCGCTTCGCCTTTATTCAGAGGGCCCTACGATTTGACAGCATTGCCACGAGGGAGGAGCGTGTGACACATGACAAATTTGCTCCCATAAGGAATTTGTGAGACTAGGTCATTGCCAATTGCATTGCCAACTATGAACCCAGTGGGCATCTTactgtggatgagcagctcctcgCCTTCAGGAGACGGTGccgtttcaggatgtacatcccgaataaaccagcaaa gtatggcatcaagttaattatggcatgtgatgcagacacgttctacatgtgcaatgccattccctacctgggcaagggaactaccaatacaagtacgcccttgggagaatacttcacgttggagctaactcgacccttcaggaaggctgggcgtattgttacgacagacaactggtttacttccctgccactagccaaggctctccgtgaacgtgggatgcatttagttggtactATTCGTCCTAAACCTTACCTGCCTACTGTGTTGCTGTCAACGCCCCTGGAATTAGGCGAATCTGTTGCCACGTATAATTACAAGGACAAGGTCACCGTTTTGTGCCAACATGTGAAGCCgacgaaaaggatccagattctttccacagttcatcacaatcccacagttattgaggatcataagagtcacatgcacatgttttataatgccacaaaaggaggagttgacacgttcgatcagatatgttctgccctgacctgcagcaggaagacccggaggtggcccgtatgtgtcttctatgggattatcaatcttgttgtgaataattccttttttatccaccaaaatttgcctgacaacaccttgtataacaggaggcaattttctgcggaattggccatggaactctcccgtgatgcagcactttcaagactcgcaaaaaagaggtacctcccaagggacttgacttacctcatttgctctgtttttgcggtacaagagccagaagacgagagtccagacactccaaaacgaagtgagaagcgcaacagatgccctctctgcccttcttcttctaatgtcaggaccaagcttttgtgtggcaagtgccataagcctgtttgtaactcccatgtcaactacacctgcgaccagtgccaactcacgtag